In the genome of Deinococcus aetherius, the window AGAAGCTGGAGGAGGCTGCGCGGGAGGGCGTGCGCTCCCTGATCCTGCGCTTCGGGGACTTCTTTGGCCCGAATCCCGGCAACAGTTGGTTCTCGCAGGGCATGGTCCGGCCGGGGCAGCCCTTACGAAGCGTGACCTATCCCGGGAAGCCGGGCGTGGGCCACACCTGGGCCTACCTGCCGGATGCCGGTGAGGCTTTCGCGCGGGTGTTGGAGCGCGACGCCGACCTTGACACCTTCGCCCGCTTCCACTTCCAGGGCTATTGGGACGCGGACGGGACGGGCATGGTCGAGACGATTCGGCGGGTGGTGGGAAATCCGCGACTTCCAGTGCGGCCGCTACCGTGGTTCGTGTTCCGGGTGGCGGCACCGTTCAACGAGACGATGCGGGAGCTGTACGCGGTGCGGCCGCTGTGGGAGCACTCCATCGAGCTGGACAACACGCGGCTGGTGGCCTTTCTGGGCGCGGAGCCGCACACCCCCTGGGACGAGGCGATGGGGACCACCCTGCGGGGTCTCGGTTGCCTGACCACTCCCGAGGGGGGAACGCGATCTGCGGTGTAGCTGCGGGCCGAGCCGCGCCCAAAAGACTCTGCGCCCGGACTCGGTGATGGTCCGGGTGCAGGGCATTGCGGTGTGCAACCACGCTGCTCAAACAGGCAGACCCCGTTGGTGCCGGTGAGGCGGGCGGCACTCCATCCCCGCTCACCCCCTCCTGCCCTCAGCGCCAGCCCTTCACCGTCACTGCCCCTGTCCTCCCTCACCGCCGCCCTGGCGCGCCGCTGCGCCGCGACCCCACGCGTCATTTCACGGAGCGCGGCTTCACCCGCCGCCGCGTTCCCACGCCAAGCGGCGGGGCAGGGGCCGCCCCTGTTCTTCCTGCACGGCATCGGCGGCGGAGCTTCGGCCTGGTACTGGAACAAGGTCGCCCCCGCGTTCACGGGCCGCTTCCGCGTCGTCGTGCCCGACTGGGTGGGCTGGGGCCTTTCGGATCATCCCGCACGCTTTCAGGGCGGCGAGGATTACGCGGCCCAATTGCGCGCCCTGCTGGATGACCTCGGCGAGCCGGGCAGAGTCTGGCCACAGGATGGGCGGTGCGGGTGGCCCGGGATCATCCAGGCCGGGTCGCCCGCCTCGTGCTGTGGCTGCCCTCGGGCGGGCTGGACTTCGGGGAGGACGCCTTCTCGCCGCTGGCCAGGGCCGTCCTCTCGACCCTCGCCCGCGTGCCGGGCCTGAACCTCATCTTTTACCGTCTCGTCTTTCACCGCCATTCGTTCATCCGGCCGTGGTTCACCTCACAGGGCTTCCTGAACCCGGCGGGGCGTACTCGGCTCTGCCCTTCCTCGGTGGATCGCTGCGCTACGACCTCGCCCCGCTGCTGCGCGACCTGAACGTTCCCGCCACAGTGGTCTGGGGAGAGCGCGAGCGGCAGGTCGGGCTGAACGTGGGGGTGCGGCTCGCCCGCGCCGCCAACCTCCCACTGGGGATCATGCCGAACGTGCGGGCGCCCCCTGAACTGGAGCGGCCCCGGGAGAGCGTCGCCCTGCTCGAACGGCTCGGCGTGTGGGCGGGCGGAATACACTCGTGGGCTGACCCACCCGGCTCCCCCTGTCACCTCACCCCACCGGGCTCTCCCGCAGCACCGCGACGCCGCGCGGGTCGAGCGTCAAGGA includes:
- a CDS encoding NAD-dependent epimerase/dehydratase family protein yields the protein MTAPHTRTALVLGATGGIGGETAAALARHGWTIRALSRGGKPAHDSSGWEWVQGDSMDRDSIVRAAQGVQAIMHAVNPPGYRGWSQLVLPMIENTVEAARVSGARILLPGTIYNYGQDAYPVLREDSPQRATTHKGKVRIALEQKLEEAAREGVRSLILRFGDFFGPNPGNSWFSQGMVRPGQPLRSVTYPGKPGVGHTWAYLPDAGEAFARVLERDADLDTFARFHFQGYWDADGTGMVETIRRVVGNPRLPVRPLPWFVFRVAAPFNETMRELYAVRPLWEHSIELDNTRLVAFLGAEPHTPWDEAMGTTLRGLGCLTTPEGGTRSAV